A single genomic interval of Zingiber officinale cultivar Zhangliang chromosome 4A, Zo_v1.1, whole genome shotgun sequence harbors:
- the LOC121973538 gene encoding UPF0047 protein YjbQ-like, translating to MAAKWAQKTVVVPAQRRGCHLITPKIVEEIQQDLSGFKCGLAHLFLQHTSASLTINENYDSDVQSDTETFLNRIVPEGRSAPWKHTLEGE from the exons ATGGCCGCCAAGTGGGCACAGAAGACCGTCGTCGTCCCTGCTCAGAGGCGCGGATGCCATCTCATCACCCCCAAG ATTGTTGAAGAGATACAACAAGATTTGTCGGGCTTCAAATGCGGCCTTGCTCATCTTTTCC TGCAGCATACAAGTGCTTCTCTCACCATAAATGAGAATTATGACTCTGATGTTCAGAGCGACACTGAAACATTTCTGAATCGGATTGTGCCAGAG GGTCGATCTGCACCGTGGAAGCACACATTGGAAGGTGAGTAA